Genomic window ([Empedobacter] haloabium):
GGAGCAAGTCCTGGCCGCGGGCCACCGCGCCGAGGAGATCGAGCGCATGCGGCTGCTGTTCCAGGAAGCGCCCGGTATCCTGGCCGTGCTGCGCAGCCCCAGCCACACGTTCGAGATCGCCAACGACGCCTACCTGCAACTGATCGGGCGTACCGACGTGGTCGGCCGCAACGTGGCGGACGTGATGCCCGAAGTGCGCGACCAGGGCTTTGTCGCGCTGCTGGACCAGGTCTATGCCAGCGGCGAGGCGCATGTCGGGCGCGAGATGCCGATCATGCTGCGGCGGCAGGCCGGCGGGATGCTGGAGCAGCGCTTCGTCAGCTTTATCTTCCAGCCGATCCGCGACCACCGCGGCGCGGTGTCCGGCATCTTCGTCGAGGGCAGCGACGTGACGGAGGCCGTGTACGCGACGCGGGCGCTGCGCGAAAGCGAACAGCGGCTGCGCCAGCTGGCCAATACGATTCCCCAGCTGGCGTGGATGGCCGCGCCCGATGGCGACACCCACTGGTTCAACGACCGCTGGTTCGCCTTCACGGGCGCCACCAGCACGCAGGCGCTGCAGGGCGGTTGGCGCGACTGGTTCCACCCGGACGACCTGCCGCGCCTGATGGCGGCGTGGAACCGCTCGCTGGTGGGCGGCGCACCCTACGAGGTCACGGCGCGCATGCGCGCGGCCAGCGGCGAATACCGCAGCTTCCTGATCGTGGCCGCGCCGCTGCGCGATGCGGAGGGCAACATCGTCCAATGGTTCGGGACGAACACGGACGTGACGCCGATCGAGCTGGCGCAGCAGGAGCTGAAGGACGCCAACCGGCGCAAGGACGAATTCCTGGCCATGCTGGCGCACGAGCTGCGCAATCCGCTGGCGCCGATCGCCACCGCGGCCGAGCTGCTGCGTCTGGGTAAGCTGGACGACGCCCGCATCCGCCAGACCAGTGCCGTCATCGGCCGCCAGGTCGAGCACATGACCAAGCTGGTGGACGACCTGCTGGACGTGTCGCGCGTCACGCGTGGCCTTGTGACCCTGCGCCGGGAGACGCTCGACTTCAACGCCGTCGCCACCGAAGCGGTAGAGCAGGCCGGCGCGCTGATGGACGCGCGCCAGCATCGGCTGACGATGGCGCTGCCGGCCGAGGCGCCGTACGTGCAGGGCGACCGCACACGGCTGATCCAGGTGCTGTCGAACATCCTGAACAATGCGGCCCGCTATACGCCGCCGGGCGGGCAGATCGCGCTGGCGGTCGCGGTGGAAGGCGACGAGGCCATCGCGACGGTGTCCGACAACGGCATCGGCATTCCCGCGCAATTGCTGCCGCACGTGTTCGACCTGTTCACGCAGGCGGAGCGTTCACCCGACCGCTCGCAGGGCGGCCTCGGCCTGGGCCTGGCACTGGTGAAGAGCCTGGTGGAGCTGCATGGCGGACGTGTCAGCGCCAGCAGCGCGGGCGCCGGGCAGGGCAGCCGCTTCCGTGTCTGCCTGCCGACGGTTGCCGCACCCGGCGCCAGTGCGCCTGACGTGCCGCGCGATACGACCGTGCCGCATGGCGGCCGGCGTCCGCTGATGGTGGTCGACGACAATGCGGACGCGGCGCAGACCCTGGCCCTGCTGCTGGACGCGGCCGGCTACGCCGTCACGGCGTGCGGCGGCGCGGCCGAGGCGCTGGAACTGGTCCGGCAACAGGTGCCGGCGCTGATGTTCGTGGACATCGGCCTGCCCGGGATGGATGGCTACGAGCTGGTGCAGCAGCTGCGGGCGCTGCCTGAACTGGCGGGCACGTGCATCGTCGCCCTGACGGGCTACGGGCAACCGGAAGATCGCGCCCGCGCGCTGGCGGCCGGGTTCGACGAGCATCTCGTCAAGCCGGTGCAGGCGAAGGCGATTTATGCGGTGTTGAACCGGGTGGCGAAGAGTCCGCAGCTGGGGTCTGTCCCCGCAGGGGACTGACCCCGAATATTCTTTCCGGTGACGCCGGCAAACTTCGGGGTCAGTCCCCGTTGGGGACAGACCCCAAGACCCCAACCGCTTACTGGAACGCCTGGATACCCGTCTGCGCGCGGCCCAGGATCAGCGCATGGATGTCATGCGTGCCTTCGTAGGTGTTGACCACTTCCAGGTTGACCATGTGGCGGATGATGCCGAATTCGTCGGAGATACCGTTACCGCCCAGCATGTCACGCGCGGTACGGGCCACGTCCAGCGCCTTGCCGCAGGAGTTGCGCTTCATCATCGAGGTGATCTCGACGGCCGCCGTGCCGGCGTCCTTCATGCGGCCCAGCTGCAGGCAGCCCTGCAGGCCCAGCGTGATTTCCGTCTGCATGTCGGCGAGCTTCTTCTGCACCAGCTGGTTGGCGGCCAGCGGACGGCCGAACTGCTTGCGGTCCAGCACATACTGGCGCGCCGTGTGCCAGCAGCTTTCGGCGGCGCCCAGCGCGCCCCAGGCGATGCCGTAGCGGGCCGAGTTCAGGCAGGTGAACGGACCCTTCAGGCCGCGCACGTCCGGGAAGGCGTTTTCTTCCGGCACGAACACGTTATCCATGACGATCTCGCCCGTGACGGAGGAACGCAGGCCGAACTTGCCGTGAATGGCCGGGGCCGACAGGCCTTCCATGCCTTTTTCCAGTACGAAGCCGCGGATCGCGCCTTCGTCGTCCTTGGCCCAGACGACGAACACGTCGGCGACCGGCGAGTTGGTGATCCACATTTTCGAGCCGGTCAGCGCGTAGCCGCCCGCGACTTTTTTCGCGCGGGTGATCATCGAGCCCGGGTCGGAGCCGTGGTTCGGCTCGGTCAGGCCGAAGCAGCCGATCCATTCGCCCGTCGCCAGCTTCGGCAGGTATTTGCGGCGCTGTTCTTCCGTGCCGAACTCATAGATCGGCACCATCACCAGCGACGACTGCACGCTCATCATCGAACGGTAGCCGGAGTCCACGCGCTCCACTTCGCGCGCGATCAGGCCGTACGACACGTAGTTCAGGCCAGGGCCGCCGTATTCCTCCGGGATCGTCGGGCCCAAGAGGCCCAGCTCGCCCATTTCGCGGAAGATCGACGTGTCCATGCGCTCATGGCGGAAGGCCTCCAGGATGCGCGGCGCCAGCTTGTCCTGGCAGTACGCGGCGGCGGCGTCACGCACCATGCGTTCGTCGTCGGTCAGCTGTTCGTTCAGCAGCAGCGGGTCATCCCAATGGAACTGGGCGCGGGCTTGGCTCATGTGTCTCTCTCATTGTGGTTTCGGTTCCCTGCATTCTAAAGCGAGGGAAGCGACGCCGGCTTTTGAAATGGCGACACCAATTTCCGCTTTTTCACGCGGGCGTGTGCAGGCCACCCAACTTGCCGTCGTGAAACACCAACGGTTCGCGCGGCGTGAATTCGCAATGCTCGACTTCGCCGACGAAGATCACGTGGTCGCCTTCGGGATAGCGGCTGCGGTTGTGGCATTCGAACCAGGCGGTGCAGCCCTGGATGACGGGTTGGCCGGTGCGCGACAGCTCGAACGCGACCTGCGTGAACGGATCGGTATCGCGTGTCGAGAACAGCTTGGCCATATGGGCCTGGTCGGCCGACAGCACGTTGATGACGTAATGCGAGTTGCCGCTGAAGATGGGCATGCTGTTGGCGGCCGTGCGCAGGCTCCACAGCACCAGCGGCGGATCGAGCGAGACGGAGTTGAACGAACTGGCGGTCAGCCCGCGGTAGCTGCCGTCGGCCAGCCGCGTCGTGATCACGGTAACGCCTGTCGCTTATACACATCTAGAACTGCGACAGCGCCTGGCGGAAATGGGTGCTGTCGAACTGTGCGTGGTTGCGCGGGGAACTGGTATTCATCGAGAGGCCTTGGTTTTCTGCCATTATGCCAAAGTTTGCCAACGCTGACCGGCGCGTTCCCGGGGCACGGTATAGTGGCGTTTCGCCAACTTCGTCCCGCACCCATGACCGCCAACCCGACCGCCACGTTTATCCGTTTCTTCGAGTCCGAAAAAGCCGGTGGCGTCGTGCTGATCTGTTGCACGATCCTGTCGCTGCTGCTGGCCAATTCCACGCTGGGGCCGGCCTATCTCGGGTTCTGGCACCGCGAGGTGGCCGGCCTCTCCGTCGAGCTGTGGGTCAACGACCTGCTGATGGCGATCTTCTTCCTGTTTGTCGGCCTGGAACTGGAGCGCGAGCTGTACAGCGGCGAGCTGTCCGACCTGCGCAATGCGCTGCTGCCGATCCTGGCCGCGGTCGGCGGCATCGTGCTGCCGGCCGCGCTGCACGCGGCGTTCAACGCGGGCACGCCGACCCAGGGCGGCGCCGGCATTCCGATGGCCACCGACATCGCGTTCGCGCTGGGCGTGCTGGCGCTGCTGGGCAGCCGCATTCCCGCCAGCCTGAAGATCTTCCTGACGGCACTGGCCGTCATGGACGACCTGGGTGCCATTGTCGTCATCGCCGTGTTTTATACGGCGCACGTGTCGTTGCCTTACCTGGCCGGCGCGCTGGCCGTGTTCGCGCTGCTGCTGTTGTGCAACCGGGTGCTGCGCGTGATGAAACTGCTGCCCTACCTGGCCGGCGGCGCGCTGATGTGGTTCCTGATGCTGAAATCGGGCGTGCACGCGACGATCGCCGGCGTGCTGCTGGCGTTCGCCATCCCGTTCTCGCACAAGAGCGAGGACCATGAGTCGCCGTCGCACCGGCTGGAGCACTGGCTGCACCGGCCCGTCGCGTTCCTGATCCTGCCCGTGTTCGCGCTGGCCAATACCGGCATCGTCATCCCGGCCGACTGGCAGCAGGGCCTGCTGTCGGAGAACAGCCTGGGCATCATGGCGGGCCTGGTGCTGGGCAAGCCGCTGGGCATCTTCCTGCTGAGCTGGCTGGCCGTCACGGTCGGCTGGTGCCGCCTGCCGGCCGACCTGGGCTGGCGCCACGTGCTGGGCGCCGGCATGCTGGGCGGGATCGGCTTCACGATGTCGATCTTCATCACCAACCTGGCGTTTCCGGGTCAGGCGGACGCGATCACGGCGTCGAAGATCGCCATCCTGCTGGCCTCGCTCGTGGCGGGGGCGCTGGGTTTCGTCTGGCTGCGCGGCGCCGCCCGTTGAAACGGTTGCTCGCGGCATCCATCTGCCATATGCGTTACAGTAACAACATCAACATGGAGAGATGGTATGGCGACGGAAATCGCAGTGCTGGGCGGCGGATGCTTCTGGTGTACCGAGGCGGTCTACCTGGAAGTGAAGGGCGTGACGAAAGTGGAGTCGGGCTATACGGGCGGCGCGCAGCCGAACCCGACCTACGAACAGGTGTGCGCCGGCACGACCGGCCATGCCGAGGTCGTGCGACTGGAATTCGATCCGGACGTGATCAGCTACCGCGACATCCTCGAGATCTTCTTCACGATCCACGATCCGACCACCCTGAACCGCCAGGGCAACGACGTGGGCACGCAATACCGCTCCGTCATCTATTACCAGTCGCCGGAGCAGGAAGCGATGGCGCGCCAGGTGATGGCGGAGATGGCGCACGTGTGGGACGCGCCGATCGTCACGGAAATCTCGCCGGCACAGCCGTACTACAAGGCCGAGGACTACCACCAGAATTATTTTGCCCAGCACCCGCTGCAGGGCTACTGCGCCTTCGTCGTCGAGCCGAAGGTGACGAAGTTCCGCAAGATGCATGCGGCGCGCCTGAAGGGGCAGTAAGCCTCAGTCGTGGGATGAGACGCTGAAGCAGCGGCTCTCGTCCTGCGGGCCCAGCACGAACTTGCGCACGGTCGCGCGCGTGCAGGCACCGTTCCACCACAGCGAGAAATGGCCGGTGCCCATGGCGACGTACACCTGCACCGGCCCGGTCTCGCGCAGCGCCGCGACGTGGCGCTCGGCGGCGTCCAGCGGCGTCTTCGCGTCGCGATCACCATGGATGACCAGGATCGGCGGCAACTGTGCCGGCATGCGCGCGAACAGCGCGTCGCGCGGGTACAGCGGCACCGCCGCATTGACCAGCAAGCCCGGCAGGGGGCTGGCAAACAGCAGGCCCGCTTCTTCTTCGCGCACGGCCTGGGCGGTGCGGTCCGGTTGCAGGTTGTTTTCCGAGCCGCTGATCAGGCTGACGAGCGGTACCGACGG
Coding sequences:
- a CDS encoding PAS domain-containing protein; translation: MMRAHDWRDSPLGPPLGWPVALRSVVALMLNSKFPMFIAWGPQLAFLYNDSYAEILGDKHPTALGRPFQSIWAEIWDDIWPSIDDALHGRATYHENLPLTMNRRGYDEQTWFTFSYSPVYDDGGTVAGMFCAVVETTEQVLAAGHRAEEIERMRLLFQEAPGILAVLRSPSHTFEIANDAYLQLIGRTDVVGRNVADVMPEVRDQGFVALLDQVYASGEAHVGREMPIMLRRQAGGMLEQRFVSFIFQPIRDHRGAVSGIFVEGSDVTEAVYATRALRESEQRLRQLANTIPQLAWMAAPDGDTHWFNDRWFAFTGATSTQALQGGWRDWFHPDDLPRLMAAWNRSLVGGAPYEVTARMRAASGEYRSFLIVAAPLRDAEGNIVQWFGTNTDVTPIELAQQELKDANRRKDEFLAMLAHELRNPLAPIATAAELLRLGKLDDARIRQTSAVIGRQVEHMTKLVDDLLDVSRVTRGLVTLRRETLDFNAVATEAVEQAGALMDARQHRLTMALPAEAPYVQGDRTRLIQVLSNILNNAARYTPPGGQIALAVAVEGDEAIATVSDNGIGIPAQLLPHVFDLFTQAERSPDRSQGGLGLGLALVKSLVELHGGRVSASSAGAGQGSRFRVCLPTVAAPGASAPDVPRDTTVPHGGRRPLMVVDDNADAAQTLALLLDAAGYAVTACGGAAEALELVRQQVPALMFVDIGLPGMDGYELVQQLRALPELAGTCIVALTGYGQPEDRARALAAGFDEHLVKPVQAKAIYAVLNRVAKSPQLGSVPAGD
- a CDS encoding acyl-CoA dehydrogenase — protein: MSQARAQFHWDDPLLLNEQLTDDERMVRDAAAAYCQDKLAPRILEAFRHERMDTSIFREMGELGLLGPTIPEEYGGPGLNYVSYGLIAREVERVDSGYRSMMSVQSSLVMVPIYEFGTEEQRRKYLPKLATGEWIGCFGLTEPNHGSDPGSMITRAKKVAGGYALTGSKMWITNSPVADVFVVWAKDDEGAIRGFVLEKGMEGLSAPAIHGKFGLRSSVTGEIVMDNVFVPEENAFPDVRGLKGPFTCLNSARYGIAWGALGAAESCWHTARQYVLDRKQFGRPLAANQLVQKKLADMQTEITLGLQGCLQLGRMKDAGTAAVEITSMMKRNSCGKALDVARTARDMLGGNGISDEFGIIRHMVNLEVVNTYEGTHDIHALILGRAQTGIQAFQ
- the nhaA gene encoding Na+/H+ antiporter NhaA, yielding MTANPTATFIRFFESEKAGGVVLICCTILSLLLANSTLGPAYLGFWHREVAGLSVELWVNDLLMAIFFLFVGLELERELYSGELSDLRNALLPILAAVGGIVLPAALHAAFNAGTPTQGGAGIPMATDIAFALGVLALLGSRIPASLKIFLTALAVMDDLGAIVVIAVFYTAHVSLPYLAGALAVFALLLLCNRVLRVMKLLPYLAGGALMWFLMLKSGVHATIAGVLLAFAIPFSHKSEDHESPSHRLEHWLHRPVAFLILPVFALANTGIVIPADWQQGLLSENSLGIMAGLVLGKPLGIFLLSWLAVTVGWCRLPADLGWRHVLGAGMLGGIGFTMSIFITNLAFPGQADAITASKIAILLASLVAGALGFVWLRGAAR
- the msrA gene encoding peptide-methionine (S)-S-oxide reductase MsrA, producing the protein MATEIAVLGGGCFWCTEAVYLEVKGVTKVESGYTGGAQPNPTYEQVCAGTTGHAEVVRLEFDPDVISYRDILEIFFTIHDPTTLNRQGNDVGTQYRSVIYYQSPEQEAMARQVMAEMAHVWDAPIVTEISPAQPYYKAEDYHQNYFAQHPLQGYCAFVVEPKVTKFRKMHAARLKGQ